In Flavobacterium sp. N3904, one DNA window encodes the following:
- a CDS encoding methylmalonyl-CoA mutase family protein, with amino-acid sequence MELVKPYVPVNKVRIVTAASLFDGHDAAINIMRRIIQSTGVEVIHLGHDRSVEEVVNTAIQEDANAIAMTSYQGGHNEYFKYMYDLLQEKGAGHIKIFGGGGGVILPSEIAELQAYGITRIYAPDDGRAMGLQGMINDLVQQSDFPIGDQLTNELDLIEAKTPTAIARLISAAENFPEIAKPFFDKIHAKNETSKIPVLGITGTGGAGKSSLVDELVRRFLIDFPEKTIGLISVDPSKRKTGGALLGDRIRMNAINNSRVYMRSLATRQSNLALSKYVAEAIQVLKAAKYDIIILETSGIGQSDTEIMDHSDVSLYVMTPEFGAATQLEKIDMLDFADLVALNKFDKRGALDAIRDVKKQYQRNHNLWDVNPDEMPVYGTIASQFNDPGMNTLYKSIMDKIVEKTDSDLKSTFQITREMSEKIFVIPPHRTRYLSEIAENNRKYDTTALSQEQVAQKLYGIFKTVESVSGKIPVITKAGIDEDSVLPSALESEKPGMTENKIFLNLLLNQFDKVKMDLDPHNWKMILTWDEKVNKYKNPVYTFKVRDREIKMATHTESLSHTQIPKIALPKYQAWGDILRWCLQENVPGEFPFTAGLYPFKREGEDPSRMFAGEGGPERTNKRFHYVSAGLPAKRLSTAFDSVTLYGNDPHIRPDIYGKIGNAGVSICCLDDAKKLYSGFDLVHTMTSVSMTINGPAPMLLGFFMNAAIDQQCEIYIKKNELIDEVQEKINEIYKKKGVERPHYQGDLPEGNNGLGLFLLGVTGDQVLPLDVYNEIKEKTLSHVRGTVQADILKEDQAQNTCIFSTEFALRLMGDVQEYFIAKNVRNFYSVSISGYHIAEAGANPITQLAFTLSNGFTYVEYYLSRGMDINDFGPNLSFFFSNGVDPEYAVIGRVARKIWAKAMKIKYGANERAQMLKYHIQTSGRSLHAQEIDFNDIRTTLQALYAIYDNCNSLHTNAYDEAITTPTEESVRRAMAIQLIINKELGLAKNENPIQGAFIIEELTDLVEAAVLLEFDRITERGGVLGAMETMYQRSKIQEESLYYETLKHTGEFPIIGVNTFLSSKGSPTVIPAEVIRATEEEKQYQITMLNHLHQANQDLVVKHLNTLQEAAIKNENLFEHLMEATKVCSLGQITEALFEVGGQYRRNM; translated from the coding sequence ATGGAATTAGTAAAACCGTATGTCCCTGTCAATAAAGTAAGAATTGTAACTGCCGCATCACTTTTTGATGGTCATGATGCTGCGATTAATATAATGAGAAGGATTATTCAGTCCACAGGAGTTGAGGTAATTCATTTGGGACATGACAGAAGTGTAGAAGAAGTGGTCAATACAGCCATTCAAGAAGATGCCAACGCTATTGCGATGACTTCCTATCAAGGTGGACACAACGAATACTTTAAATACATGTATGATTTGCTTCAGGAAAAAGGAGCGGGTCATATCAAAATTTTCGGTGGAGGTGGAGGAGTAATCCTGCCTTCGGAAATAGCCGAATTGCAAGCTTACGGAATCACACGTATATATGCCCCTGATGATGGTCGTGCGATGGGATTACAAGGGATGATTAATGATTTGGTGCAGCAATCTGATTTTCCTATCGGAGATCAATTAACAAATGAACTGGATTTAATAGAAGCTAAAACCCCTACGGCTATTGCCCGTTTGATTTCGGCAGCCGAGAATTTTCCGGAAATTGCAAAACCATTTTTCGACAAAATTCACGCCAAGAATGAAACCTCAAAAATTCCGGTACTTGGAATCACAGGAACTGGTGGAGCAGGAAAATCATCATTGGTTGACGAATTGGTGCGTCGTTTTTTAATCGATTTCCCGGAAAAAACCATTGGATTGATTTCTGTCGATCCTTCAAAACGTAAAACGGGAGGAGCATTACTTGGAGATAGAATTCGAATGAATGCCATTAATAATTCAAGAGTTTATATGCGTTCGTTGGCGACTCGTCAATCGAATTTGGCTTTGTCAAAATACGTCGCCGAAGCCATTCAGGTTTTAAAAGCAGCAAAATATGATATTATAATCCTTGAAACTTCTGGAATCGGACAATCTGATACCGAGATTATGGATCACTCCGATGTTTCTTTATACGTAATGACACCAGAATTTGGTGCCGCTACCCAGTTAGAAAAAATAGACATGCTTGATTTTGCTGATTTGGTTGCTTTAAATAAATTCGACAAACGTGGTGCTTTGGATGCCATTCGCGATGTAAAAAAACAATACCAACGCAATCACAATCTGTGGGATGTCAATCCAGACGAAATGCCGGTTTATGGAACTATTGCTTCTCAGTTCAATGATCCTGGGATGAATACATTGTACAAATCCATCATGGACAAAATAGTGGAGAAAACTGATTCCGATTTGAAATCAACTTTCCAAATCACTCGTGAAATGAGTGAGAAGATTTTTGTGATTCCGCCACACAGAACCCGTTACTTATCTGAGATTGCCGAAAACAATCGAAAATACGATACTACGGCTTTGAGCCAAGAACAAGTGGCCCAAAAATTATATGGAATATTCAAAACGGTGGAAAGTGTTTCTGGAAAAATTCCGGTAATTACCAAAGCAGGAATTGATGAAGATTCAGTGTTGCCAAGCGCTTTAGAATCCGAAAAACCTGGAATGACCGAGAATAAAATCTTTTTAAATCTTTTGCTGAATCAATTCGATAAAGTAAAAATGGATTTGGATCCGCACAATTGGAAAATGATTTTGACTTGGGACGAAAAAGTCAATAAATATAAAAACCCAGTTTATACGTTTAAAGTTAGGGACAGAGAAATTAAGATGGCAACGCATACCGAGTCACTTTCACATACTCAAATTCCGAAAATTGCATTGCCAAAGTACCAAGCTTGGGGTGATATTTTGCGTTGGTGTTTGCAGGAAAATGTTCCAGGAGAGTTTCCTTTTACGGCAGGATTGTATCCGTTTAAAAGAGAAGGCGAAGATCCATCAAGAATGTTTGCAGGAGAAGGTGGGCCAGAAAGAACCAACAAACGTTTTCATTATGTGAGTGCGGGATTACCAGCTAAAAGACTTTCTACGGCTTTTGACAGCGTGACTTTATACGGAAATGATCCGCACATTCGCCCTGATATTTATGGAAAAATTGGAAATGCAGGAGTTTCTATTTGTTGCTTGGATGATGCCAAAAAATTATACTCCGGTTTTGATTTGGTTCATACCATGACATCGGTAAGTATGACTATCAATGGGCCAGCACCTATGTTGCTTGGGTTTTTCATGAATGCCGCTATCGATCAGCAATGCGAAATTTATATCAAAAAGAATGAACTTATAGATGAAGTTCAAGAGAAAATAAATGAAATCTACAAGAAAAAAGGAGTTGAAAGACCGCATTACCAAGGTGATTTACCCGAAGGAAACAATGGTTTGGGATTATTTCTTTTGGGAGTAACCGGCGATCAGGTATTGCCTTTGGATGTATATAATGAGATTAAGGAAAAAACACTTTCACATGTTCGTGGGACTGTTCAAGCCGATATTCTTAAAGAAGATCAGGCGCAAAACACTTGTATTTTCTCGACTGAATTTGCCTTACGATTGATGGGTGACGTTCAGGAATATTTTATTGCCAAAAATGTAAGGAATTTTTATTCAGTTTCAATTTCAGGATACCATATTGCCGAGGCGGGTGCCAATCCAATTACTCAATTGGCTTTTACACTTTCAAACGGTTTCACTTATGTGGAGTATTACTTAAGCCGCGGAATGGACATCAATGATTTTGGACCAAATTTATCATTCTTTTTCTCGAATGGTGTCGATCCAGAATACGCAGTAATTGGTCGTGTCGCGCGTAAAATTTGGGCGAAAGCCATGAAAATTAAATACGGTGCCAACGAAAGAGCCCAAATGTTGAAATACCATATTCAAACTTCGGGACGTTCTTTGCATGCACAGGAAATTGATTTCAATGATATTCGCACAACCTTGCAAGCGTTGTATGCTATTTATGACAATTGTAATTCCTTGCATACCAATGCTTATGATGAAGCGATTACAACGCCAACCGAAGAATCTGTTCGTAGAGCAATGGCGATTCAGTTGATTATCAACAAGGAACTTGGGCTTGCGAAAAACGAAAATCCTATTCAAGGGGCTTTCATCATTGAAGAGTTAACTGATCTTGTTGAAGCAGCTGTTTTATTAGAATTCGACAGAATTACAGAAAGAGGAGGGGTTCTTGGTGCAATGGAAACGATGTACCAACGTTCTAAAATTCAAGAAGAAAGTTTGTATTATGAAACGTTGAAACATACAGGTGAGTTTCCAATTATTGGGGTGAATACATTCCTAAGTTCCAAAGGTTCTCCAACGGTAATTCCAGCCGAAGTAATTCGTGCCACCGAAGAAGAAAAACAATACCAAATTACAATGTTGAATCATTTGCACCAAGCAAATCAGGATTTAGTGGTTAAACATTTGAATACTTTGCAGGAAGCAGCCATTAAAAACGAAAATCTATTTGAACACTTGATGGAAGCGACTAAAGTTTGTTCGCTGGGGCAAATCACTGAAGCTTTGTTTGAAGTGGGAGGACAATATAGAAGAAATATGTAA
- the purU gene encoding formyltetrahydrofolate deformylase, with translation MQKITILIHCEDKKAIIASVTNYIASIDGNIIYLDQHVDADENVFFMRLECEFSKATWNLEAIKDHFQSNLATPFNMTWEMYPQDQKPKMALFVSKYDHCLYDILGRYCAGELPLEIPLIISNHEDLKPVAERFNIPFFHVPFTKDNKEEGEKAQLELLKKFDVDFIVLARYMQIITPNQIALYKNKIINIHHSFLPAFPGAKPYHSAFKRGVKIIGATSHYVTEGLDEGPIIEQDISRVTHSHSIEDFIMKGRDLERMVLARAIKLHAERKTMVYNNKTVVFS, from the coding sequence ATGCAAAAAATTACAATACTTATCCATTGTGAAGACAAGAAAGCGATTATTGCTTCAGTGACCAATTATATTGCTTCGATCGATGGGAATATTATTTACTTGGACCAGCATGTCGATGCCGATGAAAATGTATTTTTCATGCGCTTAGAATGCGAATTCAGTAAAGCCACCTGGAATCTTGAAGCCATAAAAGACCATTTTCAGAGCAATCTTGCGACTCCTTTTAATATGACTTGGGAGATGTATCCTCAGGATCAAAAACCAAAAATGGCGTTGTTTGTTTCAAAATACGACCATTGTTTGTATGATATTTTAGGACGTTATTGTGCTGGCGAATTGCCTCTCGAAATCCCTTTAATCATAAGCAATCACGAAGATTTAAAACCCGTTGCGGAGCGATTTAACATTCCGTTTTTTCATGTTCCTTTTACAAAAGACAATAAAGAAGAAGGCGAAAAAGCACAGCTTGAATTATTGAAAAAGTTTGATGTCGATTTTATTGTTTTGGCACGCTATATGCAAATTATTACGCCAAATCAGATTGCTCTTTACAAAAATAAAATCATCAATATTCATCATTCGTTTTTACCTGCATTTCCGGGAGCCAAGCCCTATCATTCGGCTTTCAAGCGTGGGGTAAAAATTATAGGCGCCACCAGTCATTATGTTACCGAAGGATTGGATGAAGGACCAATTATTGAGCAAGATATTTCGAGAGTTACCCACAGCCATTCGATAGAAGATTTTATTATGAAAGGTCGTGATCTCGAACGCATGGTACTTGCCAGAGCAATTAAACTGCATGCCGAGCGAAAAACGATGGTATATAATAACAAAACGGTTGTATTCTCTTAG
- a CDS encoding DUF4197 domain-containing protein, with protein MKKALLLLLILPAISHAQFKDIITKTTEKITTITKTTGSVDIAAGLKEALNKGITEQVSKLTATDGFYKNEAVKILMPEELAKVDRTLRKMGMSKLADEGILALNRAAEDAVKEATPIFVNAIKNITITDAKSILLGNDNAATVYLQSSTSTALYAKFSPVVQQSIGKVGADVVWSTIIKQYNTIPFVTKVNPDVTDYVTNKALDGVFKMITVEEKNIRTDLNARTSDVLKKVFALQDKK; from the coding sequence ATGAAGAAAGCCCTACTCCTACTTCTCATCCTGCCAGCAATTAGCCATGCACAATTCAAGGATATAATTACAAAAACAACAGAAAAAATTACGACAATTACCAAAACAACTGGCAGTGTCGACATTGCAGCTGGATTAAAAGAAGCGCTTAACAAAGGAATTACAGAGCAGGTTTCTAAATTAACCGCAACCGATGGATTTTATAAAAACGAAGCTGTAAAAATTTTAATGCCTGAAGAATTAGCCAAAGTTGACCGAACCCTGAGAAAAATGGGGATGTCAAAACTAGCAGATGAAGGAATACTGGCATTGAACAGAGCTGCAGAAGATGCTGTAAAAGAAGCGACACCTATATTTGTCAACGCTATAAAAAATATTACAATTACTGATGCCAAAAGCATTTTACTGGGAAATGACAATGCCGCAACAGTGTATCTACAATCGTCTACATCAACTGCTTTGTACGCAAAATTTAGTCCTGTAGTACAACAATCAATTGGGAAAGTTGGAGCAGATGTCGTTTGGTCTACTATCATAAAACAATACAATACGATTCCGTTTGTAACCAAAGTAAATCCAGATGTAACCGATTATGTAACCAACAAAGCTTTGGATGGTGTTTTTAAAATGATTACAGTGGAAGAAAAAAATATAAGAACTGACTTGAACGCAAGAACTTCGGATGTCTTGAAAAAAGTATTTGCTTTACAAGATAAAAAATAA
- a CDS encoding alpha/beta fold hydrolase, which translates to MINYTIYKNENSKQWVTFVHGAGGSSSIWFKQIRDFQKNYNVLLLDLRGHGESKPTLKTAFKQKYTFSALANDILEVLDHLKIEKSHFVGISLGTILIRQLAEMYPNRVQSMILGGAILKMNFRSQILMRLGNAFKYVLPYLVLYKFFAFVIMPKKSHKQSRSLFINEAKKLYQKEFIKWFKLTAEINPVLKWFRQVELNIPTLYVMGEEDYMFLPSVRKVVESHYKSSRLFVIENCGHVVNVEQPNAFNTAVLSFINTAQ; encoded by the coding sequence GTGATTAACTACACAATATACAAGAACGAGAATAGCAAGCAATGGGTCACATTTGTGCATGGCGCTGGAGGAAGTTCGTCTATTTGGTTCAAACAAATTAGGGATTTTCAAAAAAATTATAATGTTTTGTTACTGGATTTAAGGGGACATGGAGAATCAAAACCAACACTAAAAACGGCATTCAAGCAAAAATATACTTTTTCGGCTTTGGCCAATGATATTCTCGAGGTTTTGGACCACCTTAAAATAGAGAAATCACATTTTGTCGGCATCTCGTTAGGAACCATCCTTATTAGACAATTGGCAGAAATGTATCCAAATCGTGTGCAAAGTATGATTTTGGGCGGCGCTATTTTAAAAATGAATTTCCGTTCACAAATTTTAATGCGATTAGGGAATGCCTTTAAATATGTATTGCCTTATTTGGTTTTATACAAATTCTTTGCTTTTGTGATTATGCCCAAGAAAAGTCACAAACAATCCCGCTCACTTTTTATAAATGAAGCCAAAAAATTATATCAAAAAGAGTTTATCAAGTGGTTTAAGCTAACTGCCGAGATAAATCCCGTTCTAAAATGGTTTCGTCAGGTAGAATTGAATATCCCAACATTGTATGTTATGGGCGAAGAAGATTATATGTTCTTGCCTTCGGTACGTAAAGTCGTGGAAAGTCACTATAAATCTTCCAGATTATTCGTTATCGAAAATTGCGGACATGTTGTTAATGTAGAGCAACCAAATGCTTTTAATACTGCCGTTTTATCTTTTATAAATACAGCCCAATAA
- a CDS encoding ABC transporter substrate-binding protein, protein MKTLIDQLGTSHSFQSSPKRIVSLVPSQTELLYDLGLEDRIVGITKFCVHPYHFKSTKKIVGGTKKVNYEKIRLLEPDIIVCNKEENTKEMVEELREICPVWVTDIVTLEDNFQMITDFGQLFDKRIEARKWNEKLTFALSDFKHFIKDIPLKKVAYFIWKNPYMVAGSGTFIDELLKLNHFQNHFADKERYPEIDLEKMEEDGDLDLILLSSEPFPFKADDGYEIARDTNNTRTVLVDGEMFSWYGSRLLKAFDYFKYFHNSI, encoded by the coding sequence ATGAAAACTCTAATCGATCAACTTGGTACTTCTCATTCTTTTCAATCTTCGCCAAAGCGAATTGTTTCTCTTGTGCCTTCCCAAACCGAATTACTTTATGATTTGGGTCTGGAAGATAGAATAGTTGGAATCACCAAGTTTTGTGTGCATCCGTATCATTTCAAATCGACCAAAAAAATCGTTGGCGGAACCAAAAAAGTCAATTACGAGAAAATCCGTTTGCTGGAACCCGATATTATTGTTTGCAATAAAGAGGAAAATACCAAAGAAATGGTTGAAGAATTGCGTGAAATTTGTCCAGTTTGGGTAACCGATATTGTTACTCTGGAAGATAATTTTCAAATGATTACTGACTTTGGGCAACTTTTTGACAAGAGAATCGAAGCCAGAAAATGGAACGAAAAATTGACTTTTGCCTTGAGCGATTTTAAACATTTTATTAAAGACATTCCACTTAAAAAAGTGGCTTATTTTATATGGAAAAACCCATATATGGTAGCTGGTTCGGGAACCTTTATAGATGAATTATTAAAGTTGAATCATTTTCAGAATCACTTTGCTGACAAGGAACGCTACCCTGAAATTGATCTTGAAAAAATGGAAGAGGATGGTGATCTGGATCTAATTTTACTCTCCTCAGAACCGTTTCCATTCAAAGCGGATGACGGTTATGAAATAGCCAGAGATACTAACAATACCAGAACTGTTTTGGTAGATGGAGAAATGTTCTCCTGGTACGGAAGTAGGTTGTTGAAGGCTTTTGATTATTTTAAGTATTTTCATAATAGTATTTAA
- the pyrF gene encoding orotidine-5'-phosphate decarboxylase codes for MTTEQLINQIKIKKSFLCVGLDVDLNKIPKHLLELEDPIFEFNKAIIDATHDLAVAYKPNIAFFEAYGIKGWMSLQKTINYINENHPDIFTIADAKRGDIGNTSSMYAKAFFEDLNFDSVTVAPYMGKDSVEPFLAFENKHTIMLALTSNEGAFDFQTLQVDGKELYKHVLETSKTWKNSKNLMYVVGATKAEYFTEVRKIVPDSFLLVPGVGAQGGSLSEVCKYGMNDTIGLLINSSRGIIYASNGTDYADVARTEALKMQQEMEEILKGLFV; via the coding sequence ATGACAACAGAACAATTAATCAATCAAATTAAAATTAAAAAATCATTTCTATGCGTAGGTTTGGATGTGGATTTAAATAAAATTCCGAAGCATTTATTAGAATTAGAAGACCCGATTTTTGAATTCAACAAAGCCATAATTGATGCGACACACGATTTGGCAGTTGCCTATAAACCCAATATTGCATTCTTTGAAGCTTATGGAATAAAAGGCTGGATGTCATTGCAAAAGACAATAAATTACATCAATGAGAACCATCCTGACATTTTTACTATTGCCGATGCAAAGCGTGGCGATATCGGAAACACTTCTTCGATGTATGCAAAAGCTTTTTTTGAAGATTTAAATTTTGATAGTGTAACTGTCGCTCCTTATATGGGAAAAGATTCAGTGGAGCCTTTTCTCGCATTCGAAAATAAGCACACCATCATGTTGGCTTTAACATCCAATGAAGGCGCTTTTGATTTCCAGACCTTACAAGTGGACGGAAAGGAATTATACAAACACGTATTAGAAACTTCCAAAACCTGGAAAAACAGTAAAAACCTAATGTATGTGGTTGGTGCTACCAAAGCCGAATATTTTACTGAAGTCCGTAAAATTGTACCCGACAGTTTCTTGCTGGTTCCGGGAGTTGGAGCACAAGGCGGAAGTCTTTCGGAGGTCTGCAAATACGGAATGAATGACACTATTGGTTTGCTTATCAATTCGTCACGAGGGATTATTTATGCTTCAAACGGAACTGATTATGCCGATGTTGCAAGAACCGAAGCTTTGAAAATGCAACAAGAAATGGAGGAGATTTTAAAGGGTTTATTTGTTTAA
- a CDS encoding DUF5723 family protein: MKKSLLFLIVLFSIAKSNGQSYMGYFPDNYAGVQGVLFNPATIVDSRFKTDINLFSVSAAVGNDLYGVNLLDATKSGYDFDTQAKMTPTTDNNGITSFDAMGPSFMFNLAPKHSLAIFTRARTFSNVVGVNGNLVDEVKNGLDDADNFLFKGGNPNGVSNSWGEIGLSYAAVLWNNNQNFLKGGLTVKYLQGGVNGYINSNDVSAGFVKDNVNPGNSQLVTTGMLTLGSSQDFVTNSNNDFKFDANSMGVGFDLGFVYEWRPDYQKYDLNNAKPVDNNFKSVNKYKLRFGVSVTDIGSINYKNAQQDTYNLNGVVTQDMIDAADNLYDFLEANYTKVSTSNGGKTNLPTAFHANVDWNIHNKFYLNLNGDISLINKNTINGNSIANSVSLIPRYESRWFTFSLPISYMEYSGTQVGTAVRFGPIFVGSSSVITNLVSDDSKAADFYVGIKYPVYQKKFKDTDEDGVLDKFDDCPLVAGPVENHGCPWPDTDGDKVFDKDDACVNVAGPVENKGCPWGDADKDTVLDNVDACVNVAGPVENKGCPWPDTDGDGVLDKDDKCPTVAGPVSNAGCPIPVLDADGDTVPDDVDGCPLLFGPVENKGCPKVTEATLEQLRVEARSIFFNTGKATLSDARKGETSGRLDAIKEILINYPNAKFAINGYTDNVGNPKANLKLSEARAKVVMDALIAKGVNPANLTSKGFGDQNPVKSNETPEGRAENRRTEIVYIGGVDGTSIVK, from the coding sequence ATGAAAAAATCATTACTTTTTTTAATTGTTCTGTTTTCAATTGCAAAATCGAACGGGCAATCGTATATGGGCTATTTCCCCGATAATTATGCAGGAGTGCAAGGCGTACTTTTTAATCCGGCAACAATTGTCGATTCTCGTTTTAAAACCGATATCAATTTATTTTCGGTAAGCGCAGCTGTTGGGAACGATTTATATGGTGTTAACCTACTTGATGCAACAAAGTCGGGTTATGATTTTGATACACAGGCAAAAATGACGCCTACTACCGACAATAACGGAATTACCAGTTTTGATGCTATGGGACCTTCGTTTATGTTTAATTTGGCGCCAAAACACTCTCTTGCCATTTTTACAAGAGCGAGAACTTTTTCGAATGTAGTTGGAGTTAATGGTAATCTAGTTGATGAAGTAAAAAATGGATTGGATGATGCCGATAACTTTTTGTTTAAAGGAGGTAACCCGAATGGTGTTTCGAATTCTTGGGGTGAAATTGGTCTTTCGTATGCAGCTGTATTATGGAATAACAATCAAAATTTCTTAAAAGGAGGTTTGACCGTTAAATATTTGCAAGGAGGAGTAAACGGATATATAAATTCTAATGATGTTTCGGCAGGATTTGTTAAAGACAATGTTAATCCAGGAAATAGTCAATTGGTTACCACTGGAATGCTTACACTAGGAAGTAGTCAGGATTTTGTAACCAACTCCAATAATGATTTTAAATTTGATGCGAACTCTATGGGTGTAGGATTTGACTTGGGATTTGTTTACGAATGGAGACCAGATTATCAAAAATATGATTTGAATAACGCCAAACCAGTTGATAATAATTTCAAATCAGTTAATAAATACAAATTGCGTTTTGGTGTTTCGGTGACTGATATTGGTTCTATAAATTACAAAAATGCGCAACAAGACACCTATAACTTGAATGGTGTTGTTACTCAGGATATGATTGATGCTGCCGATAATTTGTATGACTTTTTGGAAGCAAATTATACAAAAGTGTCTACTTCTAATGGAGGAAAAACGAATTTACCAACAGCTTTTCATGCCAATGTAGATTGGAATATTCATAATAAATTCTATTTGAACTTAAACGGAGATATAAGTTTGATAAATAAAAACACCATTAACGGGAACAGTATTGCAAATTCAGTTAGTTTGATTCCTCGTTATGAATCGAGATGGTTTACGTTCTCATTGCCAATTAGCTACATGGAATATAGCGGAACTCAAGTGGGCACGGCTGTGCGTTTTGGACCTATTTTTGTTGGTTCTAGTTCGGTTATTACCAATTTGGTATCTGATGATTCTAAAGCAGCTGATTTTTATGTCGGAATTAAGTATCCTGTGTATCAAAAGAAATTTAAGGATACAGACGAAGATGGAGTATTAGATAAATTTGATGATTGCCCATTGGTTGCGGGTCCGGTTGAAAACCACGGTTGTCCATGGCCAGATACTGATGGAGACAAAGTATTTGATAAAGATGATGCTTGTGTAAATGTAGCAGGTCCTGTAGAAAATAAAGGATGTCCTTGGGGAGATGCTGATAAAGATACCGTTCTTGACAATGTTGATGCATGTGTAAACGTAGCAGGGCCAGTAGAAAACAAAGGTTGTCCTTGGCCAGATACGGATGGAGATGGGGTGCTTGATAAAGATGATAAATGTCCAACAGTTGCAGGACCAGTAAGCAATGCAGGTTGCCCTATTCCAGTTTTGGATGCCGATGGCGATACCGTTCCGGATGATGTTGATGGTTGTCCATTGCTTTTTGGACCTGTTGAAAACAAAGGTTGCCCAAAAGTGACAGAAGCTACGCTGGAACAATTAAGAGTGGAAGCACGTTCTATTTTCTTTAATACAGGCAAAGCTACTCTGAGCGATGCCAGAAAAGGCGAAACATCAGGCCGATTGGATGCTATCAAAGAAATTTTGATTAATTATCCGAATGCAAAATTTGCAATTAATGGCTATACCGATAATGTGGGGAATCCGAAAGCAAATCTAAAGCTATCTGAAGCCAGAGCAAAAGTGGTTATGGATGCTTTGATTGCCAAAGGAGTAAATCCGGCGAATTTGACTTCGAAAGGTTTTGGGGATCAAAATCCAGTAAAATCTAATGAAACTCCAGAAGGCAGAGCAGAAAACAGAAGAACTGAGATTGTATATATTGGTGGTGTTGATGGAACATCTATTGTGAAATAA
- the prfA gene encoding peptide chain release factor 1, translating into MLDRLQIVKQRFDEISDLIIQPDVISDQKRYVQLNQEYKNLKALAEKRDEYVLLMANIDEANEIIADGSDADMTEMAKMQLEEAKERLPELEDEIKFMLIPKDPEDAKNVMVEIRAGTGGDEASIFAGDLFRMYTKYCEGQGWRTSVVDMNEGTSGGFKEVIFEVTGEDVYGTLKFEAGVHRVQRVPQTETQGRVHTSAATVMVLPEAEEFDVQIDMNDVRVDFFCSSGPGGQSVNTTKSAVRLTHIPTGLVAQCQDQKSQHKNKDKALGVLRSRLYEQELAKKQAEDATKRTSQVSSGDRSAKIRTYNYAQGRVTDHRVGLTLYDLGNIMNGDIQKIVDELALVNNMEKLKEASEVF; encoded by the coding sequence ATGTTAGATAGACTTCAAATAGTAAAACAACGTTTCGATGAGATTTCGGATTTGATCATTCAGCCGGATGTAATCTCAGATCAGAAGCGTTATGTGCAATTGAATCAAGAGTATAAGAATTTAAAAGCTTTGGCAGAAAAGCGTGATGAATATGTGCTTTTGATGGCAAATATCGATGAAGCAAACGAAATTATTGCTGACGGTAGTGATGCCGATATGACGGAGATGGCCAAAATGCAACTCGAAGAAGCCAAGGAAAGATTGCCGGAATTGGAGGATGAAATAAAATTCATGCTGATCCCGAAAGATCCAGAAGATGCCAAAAACGTGATGGTGGAGATTCGCGCAGGTACGGGTGGGGACGAAGCCAGTATTTTTGCAGGAGATTTGTTCAGAATGTACACTAAATATTGCGAAGGTCAAGGCTGGAGAACTTCGGTTGTGGATATGAACGAAGGTACTTCGGGTGGTTTCAAAGAGGTAATTTTTGAAGTTACCGGAGAAGATGTTTATGGAACTTTGAAGTTTGAAGCAGGTGTTCACCGTGTGCAACGGGTACCTCAAACAGAAACACAAGGACGTGTACATACCTCGGCAGCAACGGTGATGGTCCTTCCGGAAGCAGAGGAATTTGATGTACAGATTGATATGAATGATGTACGTGTGGATTTCTTTTGCTCGTCTGGACCTGGTGGACAATCGGTAAATACTACGAAATCGGCAGTACGTTTGACACACATTCCGACAGGATTGGTGGCGCAATGTCAGGATCAAAAATCACAACACAAGAATAAAGACAAAGCTTTGGGCGTTTTGCGTTCTCGTTTGTACGAACAGGAATTGGCCAAAAAGCAAGCAGAAGATGCTACCAAGCGTACCTCGCAAGTAAGTTCGGGCGACCGTTCGGCCAAGATTCGTACGTATAATTATGCTCAAGGGCGTGTGACGGATCACCGTGTAGGTTTGACATTATACGATTTGGGAAATATCATGAATGGTGATATCCAGAAAATTGTTGATGAGCTGGCCTTGGTAAACAACATGGAAAAACTGAAAGAAGCGAGTGAGGTTTTTTAA